The following are encoded in a window of bacterium SCSIO 12643 genomic DNA:
- a CDS encoding DUF4268 domain-containing protein yields the protein MYSKEEEKALRSAFWGTLTQKIQKYRSASGRRINWFKYPTHLNDIYIRVEADRFGCRVCIDLQFRNPGIRELFYEQFLETKTVFENLMETEVKWYPSYTHSYGTEVARVSVENTETNLFVQEDWITMHNFIITHLRKIDEYWVDFGDLYTSLK from the coding sequence ATGTATTCTAAAGAAGAGGAAAAAGCACTACGTTCTGCCTTTTGGGGAACTCTAACTCAAAAAATTCAGAAATACCGTTCCGCTTCAGGGAGGAGAATCAACTGGTTTAAATACCCCACACACTTAAACGATATTTACATCCGTGTTGAAGCAGATCGATTTGGTTGTCGTGTGTGTATTGATCTTCAATTTAGAAATCCTGGAATTCGCGAACTTTTTTACGAGCAATTTTTAGAAACCAAGACTGTTTTTGAAAATTTAATGGAAACTGAGGTTAAATGGTATCCCAGTTATACACATTCGTACGGGACCGAAGTTGCCAGAGTTTCTGTAGAAAATACTGAGACTAATTTATTTGTTCAGGAGGACTGGATCACGATGCATAATTTCATCATTACTCATCTTAGAAAAATAGATGAATACTGGGTTGATTTTGGTGATTTATACACATCGCTTAAATAA
- a CDS encoding methyltransferase domain-containing protein: protein MSSSKEHWDNVYTNKPHEKLGWYEKDLSPSIELLNLADLKPSSRILNVGAGSTVLIDYLLEQGYENLIATDISEVSLQKLESRAGSKHVEYIVDDLTHPNKLNHIAAVDLWIDRAVLHFFTEEKDQKTYFDLLKKLISPKGFVIIAEFNLEGALKCSGLDVCRYDTQMIAQGLGSEFELIKNFDYTYTMPSGDTREYIYTLFQRK, encoded by the coding sequence ATGAGCTCATCAAAAGAACATTGGGATAACGTATACACCAACAAACCTCATGAAAAGCTCGGATGGTATGAAAAGGATTTATCCCCTTCAATTGAGCTGCTAAATCTTGCGGATTTAAAACCTTCCTCACGAATTCTTAATGTTGGAGCCGGAAGTACTGTGTTGATAGACTATCTACTAGAACAAGGCTATGAAAACTTGATTGCTACTGATATTAGCGAAGTCAGTCTGCAAAAATTAGAATCAAGAGCTGGGTCAAAACATGTGGAATATATTGTTGATGACTTAACTCATCCCAATAAGCTAAATCACATTGCCGCGGTGGACCTTTGGATAGATCGGGCAGTTCTTCATTTTTTTACTGAGGAAAAAGATCAAAAGACATATTTCGATTTATTGAAAAAGCTTATTTCTCCAAAAGGATTTGTCATCATTGCGGAATTTAATCTGGAAGGCGCATTGAAATGCTCTGGTCTGGACGTTTGTAGATATGATACACAAATGATTGCCCAAGGTCTTGGTTCAGAATTTGAACTTATTAAAAATTTCGATTACACCTACACCATGCCTTCGGGAGATACCCGGGAATATATTTACACCTTATTCCAAAGAAAATAA
- a CDS encoding geranylgeranylglyceryl/heptaprenylglyceryl phosphate synthase, producing the protein MILTDIEHISRKKKKQLAVLIDPDKGRKEHLSKIAAIANETKVDLFFVGGSLMVGDEMEETISALKSLTNIPIVLFPGSPSQLSNQADALLFLSLISGRNADLLIGQQVIAAPAIKKSNIEVLPTGYMLIDGGRPTTASYISNSQPIPANKPEIAAVTAMTGEMLGLKLIYADAGSGADFPVSGEMIKAIKSSIDIPLIVGGGMKSANDVKNAFQAGADIAVIGNAFEDQPELLNEISKTRYADYI; encoded by the coding sequence ATGATTCTTACGGATATAGAACATATTTCGCGTAAAAAGAAAAAGCAATTGGCGGTTTTAATCGATCCTGACAAAGGAAGAAAGGAACATCTCTCAAAGATCGCTGCTATTGCCAACGAGACTAAGGTAGATCTTTTTTTTGTTGGTGGAAGCCTTATGGTAGGTGATGAAATGGAAGAAACTATATCCGCTTTAAAAAGCCTTACCAATATTCCAATTGTTCTATTTCCCGGAAGTCCGTCTCAACTGTCTAATCAAGCAGATGCATTACTTTTTCTGTCTTTGATTTCAGGAAGAAATGCAGACCTTTTAATCGGGCAACAAGTCATTGCTGCTCCCGCTATTAAAAAGTCGAATATTGAGGTTTTACCCACCGGATATATGCTAATTGATGGAGGTCGCCCAACAACAGCTTCTTACATCAGCAACAGCCAACCTATTCCAGCCAACAAACCTGAGATAGCAGCGGTAACAGCCATGACTGGTGAAATGCTGGGTTTAAAACTCATTTATGCAGATGCTGGAAGCGGAGCTGATTTCCCTGTAAGCGGTGAAATGATTAAAGCGATAAAATCCTCTATTGATATTCCGTTGATTGTGGGGGGAGGAATGAAATCTGCAAACGATGTAAAAAATGCATTTCAAGCCGGAGCAGATATTGCCGTTATCGGAAATGCTTTTGAAGATCAACCGGAACTACTCAATGAAATTTCTAAAACCAGATACGCAGATTACATTTAA
- a CDS encoding 4'-phosphopantetheinyl transferase superfamily protein, whose protein sequence is MKFIKNNILSNGSRLIIVQLDLDIIDHVWDIKLSPEELHKYRTISHDKRKCEFLSIRKVIQTIYNEEEYISYSKNGKPNLAISGHKISISHSDGLLGILIHPGVEVGIDLQVITPKIARIKHKFMSEAELISSKELENQMIVYWCAKEALFKYYSKGNVEFKSNLFIEPFNMDSSGELCGQIHMPDMDTSIPMNYELIGNTMIVYTMEKPTSS, encoded by the coding sequence ATGAAGTTTATTAAAAATAATATCCTATCGAATGGTTCGCGATTGATTATAGTGCAATTAGATTTAGATATTATTGACCATGTTTGGGATATCAAATTATCTCCTGAAGAATTACACAAGTATCGTACGATCTCACATGATAAGCGTAAATGCGAGTTTTTAAGTATTCGTAAAGTCATTCAAACTATATACAACGAAGAAGAATACATTTCATATTCAAAAAACGGCAAACCTAACCTGGCTATTTCCGGGCATAAAATTTCCATATCCCACTCTGATGGTTTACTTGGAATACTCATTCACCCTGGTGTTGAAGTAGGAATAGACCTTCAGGTCATCACACCCAAAATTGCTCGAATTAAACACAAGTTCATGTCTGAAGCAGAACTGATTTCAAGTAAAGAACTAGAAAATCAAATGATCGTTTACTGGTGTGCCAAAGAAGCCCTTTTCAAATACTATTCCAAAGGAAATGTAGAATTTAAAAGCAATCTTTTCATTGAGCCATTCAATATGGATTCTTCGGGAGAGCTTTGCGGACAAATTCATATGCCGGATATGGACACCTCAATTCCTATGAATTATGAATTAATTGGAAATACAATGATCGTTTACACCATGGAAAAACCAACTTCAAGTTAG
- a CDS encoding adenosylhomocysteinase, whose product MVKTDNYKVKDISLADWGRKEIKLAEAEMPGLMALREEYKDEQPLKGARIAGCLHMTIQTAVLIETLTALGAEVTWSSCNIFSTQDQAAAAIAATGVPVFAWKGMNEEEFDWCIEQTLHAFEDGKPLNMILDDGGDLTNMVFDRFPELTAGINGLSEETTTGVHRLIEREKNGTLVMPAINVNDSVTKSKFDNKYGCRESAVDAIRRATDIMLAGKVVVVAGYGDVGKGTAASFSGAGARVIVTEIDPICALQAAMEGYEVKKMDNAILEADIVITTTGNKDIIVGRHFESMKDKCIVCNIGHFDNEIDVAWLNKNHGDTKDVIKPQVDKYTINGKDVILLAEGRLVNLGLATGHPSFVMSNSFTNQTLAQIELWNTPEKYENKVYTLPKHLDEKVAKLHLAKIGVELDVLNEEQAAYIGVSVEGPYKSDEYRY is encoded by the coding sequence ATGGTAAAGACAGATAATTACAAAGTAAAGGATATTTCTCTTGCGGATTGGGGAAGAAAGGAAATAAAATTGGCGGAAGCTGAGATGCCTGGATTGATGGCGCTTCGTGAGGAGTATAAGGATGAACAACCGCTTAAAGGAGCTAGAATTGCGGGATGTTTACATATGACCATTCAAACTGCGGTTTTAATTGAAACTTTAACTGCATTAGGTGCTGAGGTGACCTGGTCATCATGTAATATTTTTTCTACTCAAGATCAGGCTGCCGCGGCTATTGCTGCAACAGGAGTCCCTGTTTTTGCATGGAAAGGAATGAATGAAGAAGAATTTGATTGGTGTATTGAGCAAACATTACATGCGTTCGAAGATGGGAAACCTTTAAATATGATTTTGGATGATGGTGGTGATTTGACCAATATGGTTTTTGATCGTTTTCCAGAATTAACAGCTGGTATCAATGGTCTTTCGGAAGAGACGACTACTGGGGTCCACAGATTGATTGAAAGAGAAAAGAATGGTACTTTGGTGATGCCTGCAATTAATGTTAATGATTCTGTAACAAAATCTAAATTCGATAACAAATATGGTTGTAGAGAATCTGCGGTAGATGCTATTCGTAGAGCAACAGATATTATGTTGGCAGGAAAAGTGGTTGTAGTTGCAGGTTATGGAGATGTAGGTAAAGGTACAGCAGCTTCATTCAGTGGGGCAGGAGCGAGAGTTATTGTAACTGAAATTGATCCAATTTGTGCATTACAAGCAGCAATGGAAGGGTATGAAGTGAAGAAAATGGATAACGCCATTTTGGAAGCAGATATCGTGATCACGACTACTGGTAATAAAGATATTATTGTAGGTAGACACTTTGAATCTATGAAAGACAAATGTATCGTTTGTAATATCGGTCATTTTGATAATGAGATTGATGTAGCATGGTTAAATAAAAATCATGGTGATACTAAGGATGTGATCAAGCCTCAAGTGGATAAGTATACTATCAATGGGAAGGATGTAATTTTATTGGCTGAAGGAAGATTGGTAAATCTTGGTTTAGCAACTGGACATCCGTCTTTTGTGATGTCAAACTCATTCACGAACCAAACATTGGCGCAGATTGAGTTATGGAATACTCCTGAAAAATATGAGAATAAAGTTTATACGCTTCCAAAGCACTTAGATGAAAAAGTGGCTAAATTACATCTGGCTAAAATTGGTGTGGAATTGGATGTGTTGAATGAGGAACAAGCGGCTTACATTGGGGTGTCTGTTGAGGGGCCTTATAAGAGCGATGAATACAGATATTAA